One Erythrobacter sp. SDW2 genomic region harbors:
- a CDS encoding RES family NAD+ phosphorylase, whose amino-acid sequence MVRSQYDPLRPSRSGGRWDDGSFDVLYTSNSKDGALAESWFHSTAGQPIPPTKGLSRELHEIDASLTNVLSLSLDDLERAGIDREVYGRLSYVRKNAEYPTTQIIGEAAFFFGFEAIIVPNARWPATNTVILTENIRPGQIEVVRTDTINLVDWKQSVRQTGK is encoded by the coding sequence GTGGTGCGCTCACAGTATGACCCACTTCGCCCAAGCAGGTCCGGCGGACGCTGGGATGACGGCTCTTTCGACGTACTATACACCTCTAACTCGAAAGATGGAGCTCTAGCAGAGTCTTGGTTTCATAGCACGGCCGGACAGCCAATTCCCCCAACGAAGGGCTTGTCGAGGGAACTCCACGAAATTGACGCGAGCCTCACAAACGTGTTGAGCCTCAGTTTGGACGATCTCGAAAGGGCGGGTATCGATCGCGAGGTCTATGGGAGGCTTTCGTATGTGCGAAAGAATGCAGAGTATCCGACTACGCAAATTATTGGGGAAGCTGCTTTTTTCTTTGGGTTTGAGGCAATTATCGTACCAAACGCACGTTGGCCCGCCACCAATACGGTCATATTAACTGAGAACATCAGACCTGGCCAAATAGAGGTTGTTCGTACCGACACAATCAACCTCGTCGATTGGAAGCAATCTGTCAGACAGACTGGAAAATAG
- a CDS encoding GNAT family N-acetyltransferase, with protein MIASTPPLPPVIHTALADGQPVCLRRITPEDGALMREGIAQMSPQSRYLRFFSGMKTPPDWVIERLLDVDGDTHLAWGAIASDHAAGERPRCQGQAIGAVHAFRTEDDPECAEFSVAVLDAWHHKGVGRLLTATLLLEAQAEGIAEFHVDTLSENRTAIAFAQGLGARPTGGDGLTRSFTLEVEEALRRLREECDPEGLRDVFGG; from the coding sequence ATGATCGCGAGCACCCCGCCCCTCCCCCCGGTCATCCACACCGCGCTGGCGGACGGGCAGCCGGTGTGCCTGCGCCGGATCACGCCGGAGGACGGGGCGCTGATGCGCGAGGGGATTGCGCAGATGTCGCCCCAGTCGCGCTATCTGCGGTTCTTCAGCGGCATGAAGACCCCGCCCGACTGGGTGATCGAGCGGCTGCTCGACGTCGACGGCGACACGCACCTCGCCTGGGGGGCCATCGCCAGCGACCACGCGGCGGGGGAGCGGCCCCGCTGCCAGGGCCAGGCGATCGGCGCGGTCCACGCCTTCCGCACCGAGGACGACCCGGAATGCGCCGAGTTCAGCGTCGCCGTGCTCGACGCCTGGCACCACAAGGGCGTGGGTCGCCTGCTCACCGCCACCCTGCTGCTGGAGGCGCAGGCCGAGGGCATCGCCGAATTCCACGTCGACACGCTGAGCGAAAACCGCACCGCCATCGCCTTCGCGCAAGGCCTGGGCGCCCGCCCGACCGGCGGCGACGGCCTGACGCGGAGCTTCACGCTGGAGGTGGAGGAAGCCCTGCGGCGGCTGCGGGAGGAGTGCGACCCGGAGGGGTTGCGGGATGTGTTTGGGGGGTGA
- the rpsL gene encoding 30S ribosomal protein S12 produces the protein MPTINQLVRKGRVPQKAKSKVPAMEQNPQKRGVCTRVYTTTPKKPNSALRKVAKVRLTNQREVISYIPGEGHNLQEHSVVLIRGGRVRDLPGVRYHVLRGVLDTQGVKDRKQSRSKYGAKRPK, from the coding sequence ATGCCGACGATCAACCAGCTGGTCCGCAAGGGCCGCGTTCCGCAGAAGGCCAAGTCCAAGGTCCCTGCGATGGAGCAGAACCCGCAGAAGCGCGGCGTCTGCACCCGCGTCTACACCACGACGCCGAAGAAGCCGAACTCCGCTCTGCGCAAGGTCGCCAAGGTGCGCCTGACCAACCAGCGCGAAGTCATCTCCTACATCCCGGGCGAAGGCCACAACCTGCAGGAACACAGCGTCGTGCTGATCCGCGGCGGCCGTGTGCGCGACTTGCCGGGCGTGCGTTACCACGTCCTGCGCGGCGTGCTCGACACCCAGGGCGTCAAGGACCGCAAGCAGAGCCGCTCGAAGTACGGCGCCAAGCGTCCGAAGTGA